The genome window GCATTGAGAGGTGCTGTCAGTCTGCAATCAGTCTTGTTTGTACACTGCATGCGAGGGGCCGGGAGAACTGTTACAAGACCATAACTAACCAACAAACTCTGGGAACTGCCCGTTTAACGGCTGCTGTGTAACATTTGACCGTCATAAGTGAAAACAGACCATTcaggaactacactgaacaaaaatcaaaacgcaacatgtaaagtgttgatcccatgtttcatgagctgaaataaaatatcccagaaatctTGTATACGCACAAAAAACATATCTCTCCAATGTTTTGCACAcgtgtttacatccatgttagtgagcatttctccattgccaagataatccatccacctgacaggtgtggcatgtcaagaagttgattaaacatcatgatcattacacatgtgcaccttgtgctggggacaataaaaaggccactctaaaatgtgcagttttgtcacacaacacaatgccacagatgtctcaagttttgagggagtgtgcaattggcatgctgactgcaggaatgtccaccatagctaTTGCCAGAgagttgaatgttcatttctctatcataagcagtctccaacgtcgttttagagaatttggcagtacatccaaccggcctcacaaccgcagaccacgtgtaaccacggcagCCCAGAGGActtccacattcggcttcttcacctgcgggatcgtctgagaccagccacccggacagctgatgaaactgtgggtttgcacagccaaagaatgtctgcacaaactgtcagaaaacgtctcagggaagctcatctgcgtgctcgtcatcctcaccagggtcttgacctgactgcagttcagcgtcgtaaccgacttcagaggGCATATGCTCATATGGCCACTGACAAGCTGGACaattgtgctcttcacggatgaatcccggtttcaactgtaccagatGGCAGAAGgcatgtatggcgtcatgtggaYGagtggtttgttgatgtcaacRttgtgaacagagtgccccatggtgatggtggggttatggtatgggcaggcataagctacagacaacgaacacaactgcattttattgatggcaatttgaatgcacagagataccgtgacgagatcccgaggcccattatTGTAcaattcatccgccaccatcacctcatgtttcagcataataatgcacagcCCCCTTTGGCAAGCAtccgtacacaattcctggaagctgaaaatgtcccagttcttccctggaaacccatttcattaagctcctgacgaacagttattctgTATAGTGTATCTATAtagtgtatctgtgaccaacagatgcatatctgtattcccagtcgtgaaattcgtagattagggcctaattcatttatttcaattgactgatttccttatatgaactataactcagtaaaatctacaAAATTGTTGCGTtaaaatttttgttcagtgtacattcccAGGTCTGCACAACACAATGTTGAACCTctgcaacacaacacaatgttgaaCCTCTGCAACACAACATAATGCGGTTTCAAACTCCTGAAGGCTGAGTTCATTGACTTTCACGCTGTTTTATTCCCCTAAAATGTTTCCGTTTTGAAGAGAGTTCAATGTAGCCATACCGCAAAATGGTCTCAGTCAATGTCATCAAATGACCRAAGTTATAAGTAGGCCTAGAGACTGTATAAGCACTCTATAAGYACAACAGGTTTTGCTTTTGACTATATTTCCCCTTATTTGTTGAAGAATAATACTTACTATGACATTTGTTTAGAGTCCTTTGAATGGCTTGKACACAGGAGCAATTGGCCGTTTCCATTTCTGACCCCTCATGTTTTTCGACTCAATGGCCTCAGGCAGGCTTGTACCCACAGTATAACCAAATCATCATACGTGGAGGGGGAGTATATAACACACAACAAATTGAATGTGCCTCGTTTTGCATTTGCTTTGCTTTTAGACRTTATGCATCTCCCTTCAAAGAAAAGCACAGGCTTAGACAGAGAACGCAGTCTAAAAGGTGGATGGCTGGCTCACTCGCTCGCTTGCTGTTGTTTTGTCAGGTTTCCCAAAATACTTCATATTTCAAAATGTTCAGTCACCTTGTAACTGCCATCCCCGGAGTTTTTCATCCCCTCAAACAGGTGAGAGTGTTTCTTAAAAGCACTGAGAGAAACATCAATTATCCTGCAAGAGAGAAACACAAGGTCTAACTTTGCCACAGCTCAGGTGGCAAATATAACATAAGCAAGGGATTACTCTAAAACATTTTAGGTCAGTGCTGCTCAGATGAGGACTGAAATGACTGCCAAGAATTACTCTTAGTTTCAAGTCTGCTGCTCAGGTGaggactgaaatgactgcaaggaattattcttattttcagtgacgaTCAGATGAGGACTAAAATTAATTGTCTACGAGCAATGTATAGACCCGGATGACTCCAGGATATCACATAGCAAACAAGACSACCATTGAACGTGCACTGAATGACAAAAGGTAAGACGAATACCTTTGCAAGCTGTGATAAAACTAGAGGAGATGCCACAGCACACTGAAGGTGAGATGGTCACGCAGAAGGAGACTCTACCTGTGTATCTCGGGGCTCTTTCTTGGCTTCATCATTTCCTTTTGTGCAGCTCTTCTTTGGTACATGGCAAATCGCTCATTTAGAGTCATTCCGTTGGATGGAAAGTGCTGTGCTGTAATCAACAGGAACCAGAACTTGTGTTACACAACAGATATGACCATACATTCTGTGCCAATGCACNGTGTTACACAACAGATATGACCATAcattctgtgccaatgcaccttCCTATTACTTTAAATTCATAAGTTACGCACAGTGTTAGCTTGTGACcataaaaacaatattttcagCTGTATcaaaggttatatatatattttaatgtgaGTTCATTAGCCTCATAGGGTCATAAAATGTATTATACCCATGCAAATGTTTCATAGcaatgaaaaacatttttggaaAACTTCTCGAAACCAAATTCAATTAGATAACATTTGTGCCTGAAAAACGACTCGATGTTTttttggtgtacagcaatatttttCCATAATCTTTCCCACACAGGATTGCAATGTGTGGCAGGGCTAGATAGGCATACTGGCCAAGCTATTTCACAAGCATTTGGCAACCCTTTTCAGTTTGACCTATCAAATTATATACTCTATAGGCTATATAAACCTTTTGATATCGCAATTGCACCTGTGTTAAAGCACAGCTAGCAGAGAGACTGGTCAGTTGCAAAGGATCATGGGTGAGAGAGGTCAGTCACCTTTTATGTAGTGGACAATGGTGACAATGTGCTGTGCAAACAGCTCTGAGGGACTCCTTTGTAACTGTGTGGCCTGAATGTGCTGGAAGACAGAGCGAAACTCCTGCTCCTTTTTAGTAGGATGCACAAGATCCCGTGATGACCTTCGCTCACCAACCATAAAGCCAGAGGAGCTGGGGaagagacaaagcaaaaacatttcatttgatgTTTCACCTTTTCCCTTTATGGCGAAAATAAACAGAGAACAAAGAGAATGGGATCTTTCTCATGAGACTTTAATAAACACCTGAAAGATTTAAATCGGGAGGGGTAATGTCAGTATCTCAATTGTCATAGCACACATCTTTATTCATTTTGACAAAGCTCATGGTTTCATAGAACTATGACTCAAAGAGGCTATAAAACATGGTCCAGGCCTGAGCCAAAGAGTGTGTCTCATGATTCATGGCTTCCTGCTAATGGAGATTGAAACCTATCCAAGGCGATAAGGCATCAGAGTCTCTGTGAATCTATGTGATGATGGTGCATACTGCTTACCTTGCCATGTCATCCCTGAGAGAATCCATTCTGACACTGAACTCCGCTCCTCTTTTCTCAGAGGCCCTTGGGGGAGAGTCCTCCCCCCTGACCACGAACATCTCTCGGTCAGAGTTCCTCCATGGTGCGGGTGTGGGGGACGGGCTGGAGGCAgctttctccttcctcctgtctttRCTGACGTTCTCCGGGGAGAAGCCTCTGAGCATGCCCGCTATGGCCTCTCTCTTGGCCAGGGCCGCAGCTATGGCCGCAGCCTTCTCCTGCTTCCGGCTGCGGTAAATCTCCTCCGCCATGGCATCAAGATCATCATATTTGGCAGCCACCTGCAAGTTGGCCAGGTCCTCCCACTTGCCGAAGCGCTCCTCAAATAGCTCGCGGGCCGAGAGGGTGACTTTGCTCTTGGGCTTGGGCGACTCGTCGTCCTCCYGGTCATGCTCTTTGCGGAGCACCTTGGGACGGGGCTTGGGTATCAACTCCTCTTCCTCGCCATCGCAGGAAAAGAAAGGGGAGGCTTTCAAGAAGCGGTTCAACGACACATTCCCCTCATCGTCAAAGTCTTCCCTGTACTTCTCATTCTCCCCTTTGTCGGGCTCTCTGTCAAAGATGCCCCCAGAGGCCTTCATGCCATTCCCTTTCTCCCGCTCCACATCCCCACCWTTGGTTTCCATCTCTCTGCCATTCTCCCAACCGGACTGCTTTTTCTTATGATTGTGCTCTTCCAAGAACCTAGACAATggcgaagagagaaagagaaacaactgTGTTTAAATGCATCTTGAACAACAGTTCAGGTGAGTGCCCTGCAACTTTATTACAAAACAATGCGAAAGAAATAAGGATGCTTGTCAATGGTGTAGGTAAAAATCCCATTTATTGTGGAAGACTTAGGGTAATGGATGATAAAGTTGTAAACATAGAATATGACGGCCAGSAAAAGATCTCCCTTCTTCAAAGGCCCAAGCCATGAGGGATTTGTCATGGTTAGTGCAGCGTTGACTGGCCAAGAAAASACACACATCTCAAACCTCCCAAGGGTCTGGTATGCCTTCTCAACTTACAAACTCTTGTTTCAGCATGCTATGACGACCACCRCTTCCCCAAGGGCTTAGGGCCAAGAACAAATACCAGGGACAAATCMTTCTACGTGGTGCATGACGCATTGGGAAAGAaccatgaattctaaatacaaataaaagactCATACAATTGGCACATTACAACGATCTACTAACCTCACTAAATGAAAGGTTTCAATAAATATGACAGATATTTCCTAGCCATGAAAAGGGTCTTTCACCAAAATGTTGACAATAATCGTGTGCTACAACGTGAACTTGGGGGCAGTAAATTCTTGCACCAGAAATGAGAAAaacatggtagtgtgtgtgttaacctTTCACTTCTAAAGATATTTYATAAGTGGCAAAGAGAAAAGGAGACAAATATTTGTATTACCTTTTGAACACTGAAGAGATAGCTGCTTTATCCCCTGCYAGGTTGTCTTTAGAGAAGAAGCCAAAGCCAGAGAACACAGGTGTGGGGCTTTTCTGAGAAGGGCTTTTGGTGGAAGGTGAACTGCCCACCGTCTGTATCTGCCATGAGGGGGCACCATTGTAATTGGGGCCATTAGCATTAGTGCTTTTAGGAGAGGGACTAGACTGGGTCGAAGCTGGAGCGCCCTGACCAATGATAACAGCTGAGCGCACCTGAGGACTTGACCCCTTGGGGCTGTTGCTGTGATCCGTCACGCCCTGCCAGTTAGCCTTGGGCTTGTCCCCACTGTCGCCCCCATCAGGCCCTGCAGACCCCCCTGTGTTCTCCACGGGCTCaccatgtcctcctcctcctttcttctggACCTCCTTGGAGGCAGAACGCTCCTCCTTGACATCCTTAGAGTTCTGCGTAGCCGACCCAGAGCCCGACCTGCGTGTGGGAGAGGAGGAATGTGAGGAAGAGGAGTGGTGGGAACGCCGGGATCGGGGCGAGGAAGAGCGGTCCGAGTACTTGGAGTGGCTGTGGGAATGAGGGCTACCAGAGCGCTTTTTAGGGATACGGGATCGTCCCTGTCTCGGGCTGTGgggttgttgctgctgctgttgttgttgctgctgctgctgctgttggggGTGCTGCTGTTGGGGGTGCTGCCTGTAGTTCTGCCAGTTATTGGGGCGGTAGTTGTTATAGCCGCCTCCCCCACCCCTCTGGAAGCGCCCCCGTGGGAAGTAGCCACRCCCTCGGCCTCTGAAGTAGTAGGGCCTCCGGAAGCCTCGGTGGTAGCCCCGGAACTCGCGGTTATTATTCTGGTACTCCCTTGGGTAGTTCCGTTCTCGGTTATTGTGGGATGGAGAATGAGATCTGGAGCGCGAGCGAGTGCGGGACCTAGAGCTTTgaaagtgggagaaagagagaaggcagAAGGGATAGAAAGATGAAAGGGAGGGAAGACGAAGAGAAGATGACTGATTACACCTTCCATTGTATAAATATCATTAGAAAAAAAGTACTTTGAGGAATAAGGTGTGCAATGCTGTTTTTCTCAAGACTATAAACAACCTTATAGCCTGAGCAATACATTTGTTTGTGTTGCTTAAGAAAGTGATGCTGTCCTCCTTCCAAGACGTTTGAAACAACTAGGCCAACACATTTTGTTTCAAGTTCACATTGGGTCTACAGCTTAAAAAATAATCAAGTGCCTGCTGGTTacaggaagaaaagaaaaaaagggaCAGACACTCATGTACTTAGCAGTTTTGTTTCTGCAAAGTACATCATAATCCCATGTATATGGCACACTGACGCATCTGTGTGCATCTGACAAATATATTAACAGAGGYAGCAAACCACATCTTAAAATGTAACTGCTGGGAAGTGGGAATACATGGGTGCACAATGGAGAAAAACAGACTTCTCGATTCGTCTAGAGACATGGCTGTGAGGTCTACCCAGTCCACATGGTGGCTCCATAGCACCATGGACACTAAAGCATAACCGAAGTAGCCTTCAGTACCACTAGACAAGTTTCTCCAGGTTCTAAACAATCTATCGCCTCTGTAAGTATTAAGATTTAGTTGACCATCTGTAGCTAAGATGGTCCATCTTAGCTACAGTAAAGAAAACAACCTAATTTAAAGAGGATACATCTGAGACTACTCACATATCAGCACGATCCGACGATAAATAGCCTAGTAAATAGTCAGAATCCTTTGATAACATATGAGTTAAGTCATTAAAATCTCAAACTGCTCRGCAGCTTTGCACTGCAGTCGATATCCCTACGCAGGCAAAAAAGTCAGCATTACAGAAAAATACCTCAAATTACATCACTTAGACTAAAAGCGCACAAAATCGAAAAAGAAAACCACTATTGACAGAACAATCTAGTACTCCTAAGTAAGACCCATCTGGAAACCTTTGAAGTAAACAACAGAGCCCTGCGGTACTACTCACCCAGTGTGTTTTTTCATTGGAATAAAGAGTGAGTAGAGAAGGTAGTGCACCGAGCAGCATTGCACACTCACATTGAAAGCAAGACACTCTGCATCTCTTATGCTGAGCACTAGTGGAAAGAGGCAGTCACATGGGCCATATGGGAAAAATGTCTACTCTAATCCTTCAAAGCAAAAGGAGGGGGCTCGGCTTGCCAATTACCCTGGCTGGCCAGCCTGCCCAGAAACCTAGACTAAAAGGAGAAATTCAGTCAGCCAGCTACTATATACAGGGATTTAGGACGGCTAAAAGCAGTTTTATGATGGAAATGGCCTAATATTACATAATACAGCATGTACAGCATTTTAAAACCAAACAATGTAGGCTATCTTTGCATTGGATTTAAATTTCACTTGAAATGCTAAGGATTTGTGGGTAAATGCAGTACTTTTGATGAAGGAACATTTCATAGAATGCTTACATCTAAAATAAGTCATTTTTTTGGCGTGTGCCGTCTTGTACTGCGAGAGGGTTACATTTCATACACTAAACAGTGATAGGCCAATCCAGGTCCAGCATTGACTTGCAAGTTCAAGCCATCTCTTTTCTGAACTCACAGAACTCAAGACCATGGCTTAATAGTGCCATGCAGTGTCACTCCACAGGAGAATAGCTGCCATGCATTTTAGACTCCACAAAACAATTCTGCCAGCAGTTTCCCTTGCAAATGAACAACATTGCAGCCGACTGACAGATTCATTTCCATTTAGGGCTACACATCATAGTAAAAGCACTAGGTAGATGTTGAACATGTAGCCTATTAAGGAATGCCAATATCGTAGTAAGGGAaaagggggtacctagtcagttgtactgaatgcattcaactgaaatgtgtcttccgcatttaaaccaacccctctgaatcagagatgcAAATAATTCTGAAATGTTTCTGGTGCAAGTCAAAGGCCTGTGTAGTAGTGGGCGAGCTCATTACAATAGCCAAGAACCAAGTCTCACTGAGgcaagtgtgccatcacagcaccaGAGCTCTTTCCCACACACATCAATTCCCTTTGTATAAAGTGCACCCGACCCTGGGTAAGGCCAGTACAAAGCTGTTGTCGCTCTGCAGTTAATATGAGCGCCAACTCaccataaaacacaggaaatgcaTGGGTTGAGGCAGGAAATCAAAAAGTGTATGCTTCAGCACCACTGTAACCCCTTCCAAGCACACTCAAATATTACACCATGGACATCTGCAGAAAGactggggtgtcagctatgacatgacaccttgactGTAACGAGtacactgagagtcgggaagcaagttcagggagtgagtgagtgttttaataaataaacaaaccaacaaacacaaaacacaaacaacgcaccgacatgaaacagagtcaataacacctgaggaaagaaccaaggggagtgacagatatagggaagataatcaaggaggtgatggagtccaggtgagtgtcatgaggcgcaggtgcgtgagacgatggtgacaggtgtgcgggataatcagcagcctgatgacctagaggccggagagggagtatacgtgacattgactttgaaaaaatctattttggttattgaactacactaagtgaagtggatttacactaTTAACATAATTGAGTTAAaggaatttcatcatgggtctcTGATCTGACCTACATATAAATGCATAactatggatatgaatgtcattctcttcatggtgatgtatcctgaataggtacacaaaggtagaaatatgcaatatcctcctttgcatatttggatATTATTTTTAATGAGCTCCGCCACCAAACAAGACCCTATTTGGTTGGTCCAGaacggaccaaatctgaaccaatcattgacgtctatgtttcacaagtttggacatcaaagtacagcacagtagagctcagtagagtatagtagagtacagcacagcacagtagagtagaattcagtgcagtacagtagagttcagtagagtagagtatattaAAGTAGAGTAGAATTTAGTCAAGTATAATTCAGTTCAGAACAGTATTCGGAACTGTACAGTTCAGTACAatacattatagtgtactcaactctagtgtgctctactgtgtactgtactgaactctactccactctattcTCGAGTACTGAACTATACACTGCTTTTCTTTACTTTACtgttgtaaggggtgcgtactggcggcagagaagtcagacgcaggagagcaaaaactgtgtttccaacggcgcagtttaataacaaaaacccaccggaaaacagaacaatcaataaatgggtacataacccgacacacaccagacaatacgtgcacaagcacttacaataaacaattccggacgaggacatggagggaacagagggttaaatacacaacatgtcattgctggaattgaaaccaggtgtgagggaagacaagacaaaaccaatggaaaatgaaaggtggatcggcgatggctagaagaccggtgacgtcgaccgcccgaACGCCGCCCTAAccaggagagggaccgacttcggcggaagtcgtgacaactgtactctactgtgctctactgtactgtaatgtactgtgcgTTCCAATTTTGTGTAACATAGatatctatgattggttcagatttggtccgatcTGGGCCAAATGAAGGATGAGGAtgctgctggttacagtaaatggaaagagagggggctcatgggtaggtgtcagtaagagctgtgagaggtgacattaattggaggtagagaaggagagagagagggaggggttgtccgACTCTTCacactcttgctttgaccacctGACGACAGAAATAGAAAGGATACCGTTATCAGCTGAACATAACCATATTCCAGTggaaggacagtagcaggtgacccaactgtggtttgtgactactatgatttcccattttAGCAGAAATTCTGTTACCGATCTTTCTGAAATTCTGTTACCGATTTGGTCGCAGAATTACAAGTTTTatccacttaataattcataaacaaagtgTATATtagtaaaaacactataactaattgatagctctacctttacttgttatttctgtgaactttcattatcctctctcctcttattagaaattagaaaatatcttaaagatagaGWATGTGGGATATTGGTAAYAgaatttcaaggcacaaggcaatgtttcttaaacttactgAAGGCAGAAAACATGTTAAGTGTTGATATTatttggcaggggtctttacttcaacattattgtgttttaatgtatttctaaTTGATGACTTTATGACTTTCTCTGGTAGATGTTTTATAAGACCCATTTTCCATGTTTGACAAGAAATCAAAGCCTTCGCTTATTCCAGCTTTAAATGACgtgcagcttataaaggcttcataaagccttcaaaaagccttcataaacactacataaatgtgttacaaataaTCTATAACTATATGTCATGCCTTATAAAGAAACTAAGAAACGTAGATTTTTTtgtgtagttgccctttaattctGCGCTCATGCCCTGCACTGTGGTTTGGTTAGAGGGTTTTCCGTAGTGCAATAATCGCACATGTGATGATTATGTATTCCATATACAATGATTCGTATTGTGACCgccaatggaatgggtggagtaaaTGGCCAGCAACACTTCATATTATTCAGAGCCCCAAgaaatgacaccatatatacagtaccagtcacctactcattcaagggtttttctttatatttactattttctaaattgtagaataatagtgaagacatcaaatctatgaaataacatcatgtGCTAAccaaaaacagtgttaaacaaataaaaatatattttctatttgagattcttcaatgtagccactctttgccttgatgacagctttgcacactcttgacattctctcaaccagcgtcatgaggtagtcacatggaatgcatttcagttaacaggtgtgccttgttaaaagttcatttgtggaatttacttccttcttaatgcgtttgagccaatcagttgtgttgtgacaaggtaagggtggtatacagaagatagccctatttggtaaaagaccaagtccatattatgtcgagaacagcttaaataagcaaaggaaAACGACAGtcattcat of Salvelinus sp. IW2-2015 unplaced genomic scaffold, ASM291031v2 Un_scaffold16268, whole genome shotgun sequence contains these proteins:
- the LOC112080345 gene encoding thyroid hormone receptor-associated protein 3 isoform X6 yields the protein MKKHTGSRTRSRSRSHSPSHNNRERNYPREYQNNNREFRGYHRGFRRPYYFRGRGXGYFPRGRFQRGGGGGYNNYRPNNWQNYRQHPQQQHPQQQQQQQQQQQQQQPHSPRQGRSRIPKKRSGSPHSHSHSKYSDRSSSPRSRRSHHSSSSHSSSPTRRSGSGSATQNSKDVKEERSASKEVQKKGGGGHGEPVENTGGSAGPDGGDSGDKPKANWQGVTDHSNSPKGSSPQVRSAVIIGQGAPASTQSSPSPKSTNANGPNYNGAPSWQIQTVGSSPSTKSPSQKSPTPVFSGFGFFSKDNLAGDKAAISSVFKRFLEEHNHKKKQSGWENGREMETXGGDVEREKGNGMKASGGIFDREPDKGENEKYREDFDDEGNVSLNRFLKASPFFSCDGEEEELIPKPRPKVLRKEHDXEDDESPKPKSKVTLSARELFEERFGKWEDLANLQVAAKYDDLDAMAEEIYRSRKQEKAAAIAAALAKREAIAGMLRGFSPENVSKDRRKEKAASSPSPTPAPWRNSDREMFVVRGEDSPPRASEKRGAEFSVRMDSLRDDMASSSGFMVGERRSSRDLVHPTKKEQEFRSVFQHIQATQLQRSPSELFAQHIVTIVHYIKAQHFPSNGMTLNERFAMYQRRAAQKEMMKPRKSPEIHRIIDVSLSAFKKHSHLFEGMKNSGDGSYKDEGKKIKGDSMDLRXDIERRKKYSTRERDYKQDGGRDSGDSPEASMDRSAEKSSKHHKKSNSSSRKNKKXQSRSRSSSSSAESHRGGDYPHKEPELKDEGFNKARLGPRGDYGGPTERGRGRGGFQFRIRGRGWNRGNDQGNNANGNPPNMAIPVHPKNXDLDPEYTPKSRKYYLHDDREGERKWVDNRGRGNFLRGSRGRFIIRKASVGPPNNKSSPKWTHDKFQVNGGEEEGEPQEXVMEQDHKDQEKSEDIENTEQ
- the LOC112080345 gene encoding thyroid hormone receptor-associated protein 3 isoform X8 gives rise to the protein MSKATKSASKSRSHSRSRSSSRSRSRKHRYSSRSRTRSRSRSHSPSHNNRERNYPREYQNNNREFRGYHRGFRRPYYFRGRGXGYFPRGRFQRGGGGGYNNYRPNNWQNYRQHPQQQHPQQQQQQQQQQQQQQPHSPRQGRSRIPKKRSGSPHSHSHSKYSDRSSSPRSRRSHHSSSSHSSSPTRRSGSGSATQNSKDVKEERSASKEVQKKGGGGHGEPVENTGGSAGPDGGDSGDKPKANWQGVTDHSNSPKGSSPQVRSAVIIGQGAPASTQSSPSPKSTNANGPNYNGAPSWQIQTVGSSPSTKSPSQKSPTPVFSGFGFFSKDNLAGDKAAISSVFKRFLEEHNHKKKQSGWENGREMETXGGDVEREKGNGMKASGGIFDREPDKGENEKYREDFDDEGNVSLNRFLKASPFFSCDGEEEELIPKPRPKVLRKEHDXEDDESPKPKSKVTLSARELFEERFGKWEDLANLQVAAKYDDLDAMAEEIYRSRKQEKAAAIAAALAKREAIAGMLRGFSPENVSKDRRKEKAASSPSPTPAPWRNSDREMFVVRGEDSPPRASEKRGAEFSVRMDSLRDDMASSSGFMVGERRSSRDLVHPTKKEQEFRSVFQHIQATQLQRSPSELFAQHIVTIVHYIKAQHFPSNGMTLNERFAMYQRRAAQKEMMKPRKSPEIHRIIDVSLSAFKKHSHLFEGMKNSGDGSYKDEGKKIKGDSMDLRXDIERRKKYSTRERDYKQDGGRDSGDSPEASMDRSAEKSSKHHKKSKKNKKXQSRSRSSSSSAESHRGGDYPHKEPELKDEGFNKARLGPRGDYGGPTERGRGRGGFQFRIRGRGWNRGNDQGNNANGNPPNMAIPVHPKNXDLDPEYTPKSRKYYLVA
- the LOC112080345 gene encoding thyroid hormone receptor-associated protein 3 isoform X7, translating into MSKATKSASKSRSHSRSRSSSRSRSRKHRYSSRSRTRSRSRSHSPSHNNRERNYPREYQNNNREFRGYHRGFRRPYYFRGRGXGYFPRGRFQRGGGGGYNNYRPNNWQNYRQHPQQQHPQQQQQQQQQQQQQQPHSPRQGRSRIPKKRSGSPHSHSHSKYSDRSSSPRSRRSHHSSSSHSSSPTRRSGSGSATQNSKDVKEERSASKEVQKKGGGGHGEPVENTGGSAGPDGGDSGDKPKANWQGVTDHSNSPKGSSPQVRSAVIIGQGAPASTQSSPSPKSTNANGPNYNGAPSWQIQTVGSSPSTKSPSQKSPTPVFSGFGFFSKDNLAGDKAAISSVFKRFLEEHNHKKKQSGWENGREMETXGGDVEREKGNGMKASGGIFDREPDKGENEKYREDFDDEGNVSLNRFLKASPFFSCDGEEEELIPKPRPKVLRKEHDXEDDESPKPKSKVTLSARELFEERFGKWEDLANLQVAAKYDDLDAMAEEIYRSRKQEKAAAIAAALAKREAIAGMLRGFSPENVSKDRRKEKAASSPSPTPAPWRNSDREMFVVRGEDSPPRASEKRGAEFSVRMDSLRDDMASSSGFMVGERRSSRDLVHPTKKEQEFRSVFQHIQATQLQRSPSELFAQHIVTIVHYIKAQHFPSNGMTLNERFAMYQRRAAQKEMMKPRKSPEIHRIIDVSLSAFKKHSHLFEGMKNSGDGSYKDEGKKIKGDSMDLRXDIERRKKYSTRERDYKQDGGRDSGDSPEASMDRSAEKSSKHHKKSNSSSRKNKKXQSRSRSSSSSAESHRGGDYPHKEPELKDEGFNKARLGPRGDYGGPTERGRGRGGFQFRIRGRGWNRGNDQGNNANGNPPNMAIPVHPKNXDLDPEYTPKSRKYYLVA
- the LOC112080345 gene encoding thyroid hormone receptor-associated protein 3 isoform X5; translation: MKKHTGSRSRTRSRSRSHSPSHNNRERNYPREYQNNNREFRGYHRGFRRPYYFRGRGXGYFPRGRFQRGGGGGYNNYRPNNWQNYRQHPQQQHPQQQQQQQQQQQQQQPHSPRQGRSRIPKKRSGSPHSHSHSKYSDRSSSPRSRRSHHSSSSHSSSPTRRSGSGSATQNSKDVKEERSASKEVQKKGGGGHGEPVENTGGSAGPDGGDSGDKPKANWQGVTDHSNSPKGSSPQVRSAVIIGQGAPASTQSSPSPKSTNANGPNYNGAPSWQIQTVGSSPSTKSPSQKSPTPVFSGFGFFSKDNLAGDKAAISSVFKRFLEEHNHKKKQSGWENGREMETXGGDVEREKGNGMKASGGIFDREPDKGENEKYREDFDDEGNVSLNRFLKASPFFSCDGEEEELIPKPRPKVLRKEHDXEDDESPKPKSKVTLSARELFEERFGKWEDLANLQVAAKYDDLDAMAEEIYRSRKQEKAAAIAAALAKREAIAGMLRGFSPENVSKDRRKEKAASSPSPTPAPWRNSDREMFVVRGEDSPPRASEKRGAEFSVRMDSLRDDMASSSGFMVGERRSSRDLVHPTKKEQEFRSVFQHIQATQLQRSPSELFAQHIVTIVHYIKAQHFPSNGMTLNERFAMYQRRAAQKEMMKPRKSPEIHRIIDVSLSAFKKHSHLFEGMKNSGDGSYKDEGKKIKGDSMDLRXDIERRKKYSTRERDYKQDGGRDSGDSPEASMDRSAEKSSKHHKKSNSSSRKNKKXQSRSRSSSSSAESHRGGDYPHKEPELKDEGFNKARLGPRGDYGGPTERGRGRGGFQFRIRGRGWNRGNDQGNNANGNPPNMAIPVHPKNXDLDPEYTPKSRKYYLHDDREGERKWVDNRGRGNFLRGSRGRFIIRKASVGPPNNKSSPKWTHDKFQVNGGEEEGEPQEXVMEQDHKDQEKSEDIENTEQ